From a region of the Phaseolus vulgaris cultivar G19833 chromosome 6, P. vulgaris v2.0, whole genome shotgun sequence genome:
- the LOC137832580 gene encoding L-type lectin-domain containing receptor kinase VII.1-like, which produces MIRHQQKHTSPLPPLLLILLFFNFTCAIDFVFNGFNSSEVLLFGNATIDSRILTLTHHQTFSIGRALYREKIPTKRPNSSFVYPFSTSFIFAMAPYEDTLPGHGLVFIFTPVTGIQGTSSAQHLGLFNLTNNGNSSNHVLGVEFDVFMNQEFDDFNANHVGIDINSLKSFVSNDSGYWQDDGDKSFKELTLNNGENYQVWIDYEDSWMNVTMAPVGMKRPSRPLLNVSLNLSEVFEDEMFVGFTSATGQLVQSHKILGWSFSNDNISLSDELITTGLPSFVLPKDSIFKSKGFVAGFTVGVFLVICVLVLLALFLIQWKRRRERKRQEMEDWELEYWPHRMAYEEIEAATKGFSEENVIGVGGNGKVYKGVLRGGVEIAVKRISHENDGVREFLAEVSSLGRLKQRNLVGLRGWGKKDVGVFFLVYDYMENGSLDKRVFDCDERKMLSYEDRIRIIKDVAFAVLYLHEGWEAKVVHRDIKASNVLLDKDMNGKLGDFGLARMHSHGQVASTTKLVGTVGYMAPEMFKTGRASTQTDVYMFGILILEVLCGRRPLEEGKVGLVEWVWQLMVQGQIVFALDERLRAKGEFSEQEVERLMHLGLLCAYPEPKARPTMRQVVNVLEGKKEVDDSEIENMDSYLLQQLKSRDILSEYSQYFSFASHPTFQDIRISSSISLTWSESVVEGPFEMTTLE; this is translated from the exons ATGATCAGACACCAGCAGAAACACACATCCCCTCTTCCACCACTTCTACTGATTCTTCTCTTTTTCAACTTCACATGTGCCATTGATTTCGTCTTTAATGGCTTCAACTCCTCTGAAGTATTGCTCTTTGGAAACGCCACCATTGATTCTCGAATTCTAACACTGACACACCATCAAACTTTCTCCATCGGTCGTGCCTTGTACAGGGAAAAAATTCCCACCAAGAGACCAAACTCTTCTTTTGTGTACCCTTTCTCCACCTCTTTCATCTTTGCCATGGCACCTTATGAAGACACTCTTCCAGGGCATGGCTTGGTTTTCATCTTTACACCTGTCACGGGCATCCAAGGCACAAGTTCTGCACAACACCTTGGTCTTTTCAACCTCACCAACAACGGAAACTCAAGCAACCATGTGCTTGGTGTTGAGTTCGACGTGTTCATGAACCAAGAGTTCGATGACTTCAACGCCAATCATGTGGGGATTGACATAAACTCTCTCAAGTCTTTTGTTTCCAATGATTCTGGGTATTGGCAAGATGATGGTGACAAGTCCTTTAAGGAGTTGACGCTTAACAACGGTGAGAATTACCAAGTTTGGATTGACTATGAAGATTCTTGGATGAATGTTACCATGGCACCGGTTGGTATGAAAAGGCCTAGTAGGCCTTTGTTGAATGTTTCTCTCAACTTATCTGAGGTTTTTGAGGATGAAATGTTCGTTGGGTTTACTAGTGCCACTGGTCAATTAGTTCAGAGTCACAAGATTTTGGGGTGGAGTTTCAGCAATGATAATATTTCGTTGAGTGATGAACTTATTACTACTGGGTTACCATCTTTTGTTCTTCCAAAAGATTCAATTTTTAAGTCCAAGGGGTTTGTTGCAGGGTTTACTGTTGGAGTTTTCTTGGTTATTTGTGTCTTGGTATTGTTGGCACTGTTCTTGATTCAGTGGAAGCGTAGGAGAGAGAGGAAGAGGCAGGAAATGGAAGATTGGGAGTTGGAGTATTGGCCACACAGAATGGCGTATGAAGAAATTGAGGCAGCAACAAAGGGGTTCTCTGAGGAGAATGTGATTGGGGTTGGTGGGAATGGGAAAGTCTACAAGGGTGTTCTAAGAGGAGGGGTGGAGATTGCTGTGAAGCGCATTTCTCATGAAAATGATGGCGTGCGAGAATTTCTTGCTGAAGTTTCAAGCCTTGGAAGACTGAAGCAAAGGAATTTGGTGGGGTTGAGAGGTTGGGGCAAGAAAGATGTTGGGGTTTTCTTCTTAGTCTATGACTACATGGAAAACGGTAGCTTGGACAAGAGGGTGTTTGATTGTGATGAGAGGAAGATGTTGAGTTATGAAGACAGGATAAGGATCATCAAAGATGTGGCTTTTGCAGTTTTGTACTTGCATGAGGGGTGGGAAGCTAAGGTTGTGCACAGGGACATTAAGGCCAGCAATGTTTTGCTTGATAAGGATATGAACGGAAAGCTTGGGGATTTCGGGTTAGCCAGAATGCACAGCCATGGTCAAGTTGCTAGCACCACCAAATTGGTTGGAACAGTGGGGTACATGGCTCCCGAAATGTTCAAGACTGGAAGAGCTTCCACTCAGACAGATGTTTACATGTTTGGTATCTTGATTCTAGAGGTTTTGTGTGGAAGGAGACCTCTAGAAGAAGGTAAGGTAGGTTTGGTGGAGTGGGTTTGGCAACTAATGGTACAAGGGCAAATTGTTTTTGCACTTGATGAAAGATTAAGGGCCAAGGGAGAGTTcagtgagcaagaggtggagaGGTTAATGCACTTGGGTTTGTTGTGTGCCTACCCTGAACCAAAGGCCAGGCCCACAATGAGACAAGTGGTGAATGTTCTAGAGGGGAAGAAAGAGGTCGATGATTCAGAAATTGAGAATATGGATAGTTATTTGCTCCAACAGTTGAAATCAAGGGATATATTGTCTGAGTATTCCCAATACTTTAGCTTTGCCTCACACCCAACTTTTCAAGATATTCGCATCTCTTCCTCAATATCTCTTACTTGGTCCGAATCTGTTGTTGAGG gtCCATTCGAGATGACAACTCTAGAATGA